One Arcobacter sp. F155 DNA window includes the following coding sequences:
- a CDS encoding AraC family transcriptional regulator has translation MAKNQDTAFQTKIWKPKFSDDITFHKAYFLNYGFDKHVHEDYTIGLIQNGHMDAFVDGEKKSLDSSTIVSVNPDETHACQTFYHKDYTLYSIYLKPNLFKELVNENFHTSELYFKEGAYFDKELSSRFLKILNFSENQYLSNLDFECELLDSVKSLVSKNVKYSIDKNISNHQSMIKKAKEFMSENYHLDLNLDDISDALDVSKYHFLRTFKDKTFLSPHNYLMLKRIEKAKELLQKGESLTNTAHICGFNDQSHLNRRFKSIMGLTPGEYKKFFN, from the coding sequence ATGGCAAAAAATCAAGACACTGCTTTTCAAACTAAAATTTGGAAACCAAAGTTTAGTGATGACATTACTTTTCATAAGGCTTATTTTCTAAACTACGGTTTTGATAAGCATGTTCACGAAGACTATACTATTGGACTAATCCAAAATGGACATATGGATGCATTTGTTGATGGTGAAAAAAAGAGCTTAGATAGTTCTACTATTGTTAGTGTAAATCCTGATGAAACCCATGCTTGTCAAACTTTTTACCATAAAGACTATACTCTTTATTCAATCTATTTAAAACCAAATTTATTTAAAGAGCTTGTAAATGAAAACTTTCATACAAGTGAACTATATTTTAAAGAAGGTGCTTATTTTGATAAAGAGCTTTCAAGTAGATTTTTGAAGATACTAAACTTTAGTGAAAATCAATATCTTTCTAACTTAGATTTTGAGTGTGAGCTTTTAGATTCTGTTAAAAGTTTAGTCTCAAAAAACGTAAAATACAGTATTGACAAAAATATTTCAAATCATCAATCAATGATAAAAAAAGCAAAAGAGTTTATGAGTGAAAACTACCATTTAGATTTAAACTTAGATGATATCTCAGATGCTTTAGATGTATCAAAATACCATTTTCTAAGAACTTTCAAGGACAAAACTTTTCTTTCTCCCCATAATTACCTTATGCTAAAAAGAATAGAAAAAGCAAAAGAGTTACTTCAAAAAGGTGAAAGTCTTACAAATACAGCGCATATTTGTGGCTTCAATGACCAAAGCCATTTAAATAGAAGATTTAAATCTATCATGGGCTTAACTCCTGGGGAATACAAAAAGTTTTTTAATTAG
- a CDS encoding sulfite oxidase: protein MKEKKEIGLHEAYYNDPVKSDLDIFGRESDESRRGFLKKSSILAMAAMVGSNIPFGSNMPSGLIPAALADSTEPFKIEGKDGLVYLNDRPVNAETPPHLLNDEFTPGKHFFIRNNGVPPKKTENPDEWTLEIAGESCEKPTTFTLKELKEKFKHYTYALQLECGGNGRKEVNPPAKGNQWTTGAIGCGRWTGVRLRDVLEYCGIKKDAVYIGYYGRDTHLSGDPTKEVISRGAPMEKALEDESLIAWAYEGEDIPLYNGYPLRLVVGGWPASVSGKWLKKIVIRDRVHDGKKMNGQSYRVPKNPVAPGTKVADEDMEIIESMPVKSLITFPKSGVRHELNKKFKFNGKAWAGDLEVTQMEVSIDFGATWKKVKKLNKPLNRLAWQSWEASVKFPKTGYYEVWARAMDSNGVKQPMILPGWNPRGYLNNACHRIAVLVV from the coding sequence ATGAAAGAAAAAAAAGAAATTGGGCTTCATGAAGCTTATTATAATGATCCAGTAAAAAGTGATTTAGATATATTTGGGAGAGAAAGCGATGAGTCAAGAAGAGGGTTCTTAAAAAAATCTTCTATTTTAGCAATGGCTGCAATGGTTGGTTCAAATATACCTTTTGGTTCAAATATGCCATCTGGTCTTATTCCTGCTGCATTAGCTGATTCAACTGAACCTTTTAAAATAGAAGGAAAAGATGGATTAGTTTATCTAAATGATAGACCTGTAAATGCAGAAACACCGCCACATTTATTAAATGATGAATTTACACCTGGAAAACACTTCTTTATTAGAAATAATGGTGTTCCTCCAAAGAAAACAGAAAATCCAGATGAGTGGACTTTAGAAATTGCAGGAGAAAGCTGTGAAAAACCTACAACATTTACACTAAAAGAGTTAAAAGAGAAGTTTAAACACTATACTTATGCTTTACAATTAGAGTGTGGTGGAAATGGTAGAAAAGAAGTTAATCCTCCAGCAAAAGGAAATCAATGGACAACTGGTGCTATAGGTTGTGGTAGATGGACTGGTGTTAGATTAAGAGATGTTCTTGAGTATTGTGGTATTAAAAAAGATGCTGTTTATATTGGATATTATGGAAGAGATACTCACTTAAGTGGTGACCCAACAAAAGAGGTTATCTCAAGAGGTGCTCCAATGGAAAAAGCTTTAGAAGATGAGTCTTTAATCGCTTGGGCATATGAAGGCGAAGATATTCCTTTATATAATGGTTATCCTTTAAGATTAGTAGTTGGTGGATGGCCTGCCTCTGTATCTGGAAAATGGCTTAAAAAGATTGTTATTAGAGATAGAGTTCATGATGGTAAGAAAATGAATGGACAATCTTATAGAGTACCTAAAAATCCAGTTGCTCCTGGAACAAAAGTAGCCGATGAAGATATGGAAATTATTGAATCAATGCCTGTTAAGTCATTGATTACTTTCCCTAAATCAGGTGTAAGACATGAGTTAAATAAGAAGTTTAAATTCAATGGAAAAGCTTGGGCAGGTGATTTAGAAGTAACACAAATGGAAGTTTCAATTGACTTTGGAGCAACATGGAAAAAAGTTAAGAAGTTAAATAAACCACTAAACAGACTTGCTTGGCAATCATGGGAAGCATCAGTTAAGTTCCCTAAAACTGGTTATTATGAAGTTTGGGCAAGAGCTATGGACTCAAATGGTGTTAAACAACCAATGATTTTACCAGGTTGGAACCCAAGAGGTTATTTAAATAATGCTTGCCATAGAATAGCTGTATTAGTAGTGTAA
- a CDS encoding response regulator transcription factor, translating into MKKNILIIEDEESIVHFIKNRLDSKVYNVDIALDGKSALEFIKAKEYDLVTLDIMLPHVDGFTLCNSIRNQSKKTLIIMISALDTEDFKTKGYNYGIDDYIAKPFSAKELSLKIKSLLKRRDELIVSKNQEETSSIVVNDEAKEISINNFIVDFTPSEYFILSVFTNNKNRVYSRQELAQLIYDNYLGEIDDRGIDSHICNIRKKISLHHNKNIIKTIRGIGYKIDEN; encoded by the coding sequence ATGAAAAAAAATATATTGATAATAGAAGATGAAGAATCTATTGTACACTTTATAAAAAATAGACTTGATTCTAAAGTTTATAATGTGGATATTGCCCTAGATGGGAAAAGTGCTTTAGAGTTTATAAAAGCAAAAGAGTATGACCTTGTTACCTTAGATATTATGCTTCCACATGTAGATGGTTTTACACTTTGTAACTCAATAAGAAATCAGTCTAAAAAAACACTTATTATTATGATAAGTGCTTTAGATACAGAGGATTTTAAAACAAAAGGTTATAACTATGGGATTGATGATTATATAGCCAAACCTTTTTCTGCAAAAGAGTTATCACTTAAAATAAAATCACTTTTAAAAAGAAGAGATGAACTAATTGTTTCTAAAAATCAAGAAGAGACAAGTAGTATTGTTGTAAATGATGAGGCAAAAGAAATCTCTATAAATAACTTCATAGTTGACTTCACACCTAGTGAATATTTTATTCTTTCTGTTTTTACAAATAATAAAAACAGAGTATATTCAAGACAAGAGTTAGCTCAACTGATTTATGACAACTACTTAGGTGAAATTGATGATAGAGGAATTGATAGTCATATTTGTAATATAAGAAAAAAGATATCTCTTCATCACAATAAAAATATAATTAAAACAATTAGAGGAATAGGATATAAAATAGATGAAAATTAA
- a CDS encoding HAMP domain-containing sensor histidine kinase has protein sequence MKIKTFIVILATVAGLIVSTFTAVMTFVIIGKPICSVMLIKISLTVLSVLPVIGFLSLFSGTYLSRKFLFIQERLAKIRDQEFTQNNSKNFISEVHEINDDINYLSNQLETLIGDLRQKNHNLSNLLISMSHDIKTPITIINGYIEEIEDGLVSKKQLPEALDYMKKEINFLNELTVDMLEFISSMERHKAKEKIILYYFLENELFPLLPKNENVQLINEINKDLVIEFNKIDLKKICINIICNAIKHIEKGYVKVYSEGENIYFENNGNKIEKEYSQKIFDPFFTTSKSKNRKNRKNGFGLGLSIVSNLSTNNSYKCSLKSSDEEKTIFSLEKKEIIIK, from the coding sequence ATGAAAATTAAAACATTTATTGTAATACTTGCTACTGTTGCAGGACTTATTGTTTCAACTTTTACTGCTGTTATGACTTTTGTAATTATAGGTAAACCTATTTGTAGTGTAATGCTTATAAAAATTTCTCTAACAGTATTATCAGTTTTACCAGTAATTGGTTTTCTTAGCCTATTTTCTGGAACTTACCTTTCAAGAAAATTTCTTTTTATACAAGAAAGATTAGCAAAGATTAGAGACCAAGAGTTTACACAAAATAACAGTAAAAACTTTATTAGTGAAGTTCATGAGATAAATGATGATATAAACTATTTATCAAATCAACTTGAAACGTTAATTGGAGATTTAAGACAAAAAAACCATAATCTTTCAAATCTTCTTATTTCAATGTCCCATGATATTAAAACACCAATAACAATAATCAATGGTTATATAGAAGAGATTGAAGATGGATTAGTATCTAAAAAACAACTTCCTGAAGCACTTGATTATATGAAAAAAGAGATTAACTTTTTAAATGAGCTTACTGTAGATATGTTAGAGTTTATTTCATCTATGGAAAGACATAAAGCAAAAGAAAAAATCATCTTATACTATTTTTTAGAAAATGAACTATTCCCACTTTTACCAAAAAATGAAAACGTACAATTGATAAATGAGATAAATAAAGACTTAGTGATAGAGTTCAATAAAATTGATTTAAAAAAGATTTGTATAAATATCATTTGTAATGCAATAAAACATATTGAAAAAGGCTATGTAAAAGTATATTCAGAGGGTGAAAATATTTACTTTGAAAATAATGGAAATAAAATAGAAAAAGAGTATAGTCAAAAAATATTTGACCCATTTTTTACAACATCAAAAAGTAAAAATAGAAAAAACAGAAAAAATGGTTTTGGCTTAGGTTTATCAATTGTTAGTAACTTATCAACTAACAACTCTTACAAATGTAGTTTAAAATCAAGTGATGAAGAGAAGACTATTTTTAGTCTTGAAAAAAAAGAGATAATAATTAAATAG
- a CDS encoding cache domain-containing protein, which translates to MTEKNISKIIIYVFIIIMTTMILMISYFYVKKTYEDFDRQMDKYVQDYYKNQKIMLKKEIDTIIDVIKYNATKSDEENEDELKRDTVRLLNNISFDEDKSNYIFVYEVLDINGGDDFAKLLVNPNRPDLLGRMLSTNYKDANGKKFRQQFMEDIRQKGESFTEYAYKKVNSETSNQKLSYFKYFPRWRWVIAVGVYTDDIEEEISRNREQLQKSIQNQIVQNILLFTLFLSIAIVISILVSQKIDDVLKSYQRRVKAKTDELNELNENLEKRVEDEIEKNREHEQLLVQKSKFIALGEMISNIAHQWRQPLSELSSIFMNIKFKYYMERLDEKTMDKKVREAEAVLEFMSHTIDDFRNFFMPKKSKEEFYLRSSMDSIMTIISSALSNNSILVDMDIPEDIKLNTYANEFQQVILNIITNAKDVLIQNKIQEPWIKIYAKETENNVILLIEDNGGGIKVEPKSKVFEPYFTTKKDSDGTGIGLYMSKIIVEKNMNGKLRVRDTTHGARFEIYLPK; encoded by the coding sequence ATGACAGAAAAGAATATCTCAAAAATAATAATTTATGTTTTCATAATTATCATGACAACAATGATTCTTATGATTTCTTATTTCTATGTAAAAAAGACATATGAAGATTTTGATAGACAGATGGACAAATATGTTCAAGATTATTATAAAAATCAAAAAATAATGTTAAAAAAAGAGATTGATACAATCATTGATGTAATCAAATATAATGCAACAAAAAGTGATGAAGAGAATGAAGATGAACTAAAAAGAGATACAGTAAGACTTCTAAATAATATCTCTTTTGATGAAGATAAAAGTAACTATATTTTTGTATATGAGGTTTTAGATATAAATGGTGGTGATGACTTTGCCAAACTACTTGTAAACCCAAATAGACCTGATTTATTAGGACGTATGCTTTCTACAAACTACAAAGATGCAAATGGCAAAAAGTTCCGTCAACAGTTTATGGAAGATATAAGACAAAAGGGTGAGTCCTTTACTGAGTATGCATATAAAAAAGTAAATAGTGAGACATCTAATCAAAAACTTTCTTATTTTAAATATTTCCCTAGATGGAGATGGGTTATTGCAGTTGGGGTTTATACAGATGATATTGAAGAAGAGATTTCAAGAAATAGAGAGCAACTTCAAAAGAGTATCCAAAATCAAATAGTTCAAAATATTTTACTATTTACACTGTTTTTATCAATAGCAATTGTTATTTCTATCTTAGTTTCACAAAAAATTGACGATGTTTTAAAGTCATATCAAAGAAGAGTAAAAGCAAAAACAGATGAGTTAAATGAGCTTAATGAGAACCTTGAAAAAAGAGTTGAAGATGAGATTGAAAAGAATAGGGAGCATGAACAGCTTCTTGTTCAAAAATCAAAGTTTATAGCCCTAGGAGAGATGATTTCAAATATTGCTCACCAATGGAGACAACCTTTATCTGAACTCTCTTCTATCTTTATGAATATCAAGTTTAAGTATTATATGGAAAGACTTGATGAGAAAACAATGGATAAAAAAGTAAGAGAAGCTGAGGCTGTATTAGAGTTTATGTCTCATACTATTGATGATTTTAGAAATTTCTTCATGCCTAAAAAGTCTAAAGAGGAGTTTTATTTAAGAAGTTCAATGGACTCTATTATGACTATTATTTCAAGTGCTTTATCAAATAATAGTATCTTAGTAGATATGGATATTCCTGAGGATATTAAGCTAAATACATATGCAAATGAGTTCCAGCAAGTAATTTTAAATATCATCACAAATGCAAAAGATGTTCTTATTCAAAATAAGATTCAAGAACCATGGATAAAAATCTATGCAAAAGAGACAGAAAACAATGTTATCTTACTTATTGAAGATAATGGTGGTGGAATCAAAGTAGAACCAAAAAGTAAAGTTTTTGAACCATATTTTACTACAAAAAAAGATAGTGATGGAACAGGTATTGGGCTTTATATGTCAAAGATTATTGTTGAAAAAAATATGAATGGAAAACTAAGAGTTAGAGATACAACTCATGGTGCAAGATTTGAGATTTATTTACCTAAATAG
- a CDS encoding response regulator transcription factor — MDKSLISNLKNFTILYIEDEEGIRKNITEVLKDLFKETYVAKNAKEGYKLYEQNKPDLIITDIKMPNETGIELIKRIRKVDSKVRVIITSAHTDLEYMLEATELHLVKYIIKPLTEGKLIEALEAFVKSFDSARVYNLLEGWLFDESKSIIQSPDEEFKLTRKENQFLKLLIQKNRIITYEEMENIIWNEDIMTPNAMRLFIKNFRKKLPSDVLKNVQGTGYRLVL; from the coding sequence ATGGACAAATCACTAATTTCAAACTTGAAAAACTTCACTATTTTATATATTGAAGATGAAGAAGGTATTAGAAAGAACATTACCGAGGTATTAAAGGACTTATTTAAAGAGACATATGTAGCCAAAAATGCAAAAGAAGGTTACAAACTTTATGAACAAAATAAACCTGATTTAATCATTACAGATATTAAAATGCCAAATGAAACAGGTATTGAACTAATTAAAAGAATTAGAAAAGTTGATAGTAAAGTAAGAGTTATTATAACTTCTGCACACACAGATTTAGAGTATATGCTTGAAGCTACTGAACTTCATCTTGTAAAATATATTATCAAACCTCTTACAGAAGGAAAACTAATTGAAGCCTTAGAAGCTTTTGTTAAAAGTTTTGATAGTGCTAGAGTTTATAATCTTTTAGAAGGTTGGTTATTTGATGAGAGTAAATCAATTATTCAATCACCAGATGAAGAGTTTAAACTAACAAGAAAAGAGAATCAATTTTTAAAACTACTAATTCAAAAAAATAGAATTATTACTTATGAAGAGATGGAAAATATCATTTGGAATGAAGATATTATGACACCAAATGCTATGAGATTATTCATCAAAAACTTCAGAAAGAAACTTCCTTCTGATGTTCTTAAAAATGTTCAAGGAACAGGATACAGACTAGTTTTATAA
- a CDS encoding EI24 domain-containing protein encodes MLEGQMIALSVRDFFTKSMLKIAFLPLIITMAVLLIAFYSAADYGFDSLQVYIETTQNGQDVAVDPNAPFYYIWATAVIGFLFQYSVTSWLVGFLFYTIGTLFVMMFSVFTTLIIIGFLTPFILEIIQKRHYPEIKTNGFGNILSPLWVLARSGLIMVIMFFVLMPLYFIPFINIIAFNFPLYYFFHKLLNYDIASTILTKEEYAVIHAKKASSFRGRTIFLYILSMIPFITLFTAVFYIIYLGHGYFQELKKIRNNEDSIINNLDKKQITN; translated from the coding sequence ATGTTAGAAGGACAAATGATAGCTTTAAGTGTTAGGGACTTTTTTACAAAGTCAATGCTTAAAATAGCTTTTTTACCACTTATAATTACAATGGCAGTTTTATTAATAGCTTTTTATAGTGCAGCAGATTATGGTTTTGACTCACTACAAGTTTATATTGAAACTACACAAAATGGACAAGATGTAGCAGTTGACCCAAATGCTCCTTTTTATTATATTTGGGCGACAGCAGTTATTGGGTTCTTATTTCAATACTCAGTAACTTCTTGGTTAGTAGGTTTTTTATTTTATACAATTGGAACACTATTTGTAATGATGTTCTCGGTGTTTACAACACTTATTATTATAGGTTTTTTAACACCTTTTATTTTAGAGATTATTCAAAAAAGACACTATCCTGAGATAAAAACAAATGGTTTTGGAAATATTCTAAGTCCTCTTTGGGTTTTAGCTAGAAGTGGTCTTATTATGGTGATTATGTTTTTTGTATTAATGCCTTTATACTTTATTCCTTTTATAAATATAATTGCATTTAATTTTCCTCTTTACTACTTTTTTCATAAACTTTTAAATTATGATATTGCTTCAACTATTCTTACTAAAGAAGAGTATGCAGTAATTCATGCAAAAAAAGCAAGCTCTTTTAGAGGAAGAACTATTTTCTTATATATTTTATCTATGATTCCTTTTATTACACTATTTACAGCTGTATTTTATATTATATATTTAGGTCATGGATATTTTCAAGAGTTAAAAAAGATTAGAAATAACGAAGATAGTATAATAAATAATTTAGATAAAAAGCAGATAACAAACTAG
- a CDS encoding radical SAM/SPASM domain-containing protein, whose amino-acid sequence MAKFKKVHVEITNVCNLKCSFCPPKLQPNETMKLSKFDELNKELKEVTNELAYHVVGDPLVLKNLNEYLDISLNHELKVNIVTTANNINQSFHETLMHKAIRQINFSINSYNANSHKKSLEEYLNPIVEFTKYAIQKEQHFFINFRIWNLDDSKSAKEFNSKVFNYLEKHFDVNLDLDAIYKEKPKNIKLARMVFINFDEYFNWPSLDNEFVSEEGTCYGLDSHFAILSSGKVAPCCLDKDAIINLGDINNSSIKEILSSKRVQDIKQGFKSGKVIEELCQKCEYRTRFDK is encoded by the coding sequence ATAGCAAAATTTAAAAAAGTACATGTTGAAATAACAAATGTATGTAATCTAAAGTGCAGCTTTTGCCCTCCAAAGCTTCAGCCAAATGAGACAATGAAGCTTTCAAAGTTTGATGAATTAAACAAAGAGCTAAAAGAGGTAACTAATGAGTTAGCTTATCATGTAGTTGGTGACCCTTTAGTTTTAAAAAATTTAAATGAATACCTAGATATAAGTTTAAACCATGAACTAAAAGTAAATATTGTAACTACCGCAAACAATATAAATCAAAGTTTCCATGAGACTTTGATGCACAAAGCAATAAGACAAATAAACTTCTCAATAAACTCATATAATGCAAACTCGCACAAGAAGTCTTTAGAAGAGTATTTAAACCCAATAGTTGAGTTTACAAAATATGCAATTCAAAAAGAACAACACTTTTTTATAAACTTTAGAATTTGGAATTTAGATGATAGTAAAAGTGCTAAAGAGTTTAATAGCAAAGTGTTTAATTATTTAGAAAAGCATTTTGATGTAAACTTGGATTTAGATGCAATTTACAAAGAGAAACCAAAAAACATAAAACTTGCAAGAATGGTTTTTATAAATTTTGATGAATATTTCAATTGGCCAAGCTTGGATAATGAGTTTGTATCAGAAGAAGGAACTTGTTATGGATTGGATTCTCACTTTGCAATTTTAAGTTCTGGAAAAGTAGCTCCTTGTTGTTTAGATAAAGATGCGATTATAAATTTAGGAGATATTAATAACTCTTCAATTAAAGAGATTTTATCTTCTAAAAGAGTTCAAGATATAAAACAAGGTTTTAAAAGTGGCAAAGTAATAGAAGAACTTTGTCAAAAATGTGAATACAGAACAAGATTTGATAAATAA
- a CDS encoding PAS domain-containing sensor histidine kinase: MNDFVNNNLNSILEASFSLSNQAIYLLNQEGEVLFANNNALESLGYTEEEITKLHVWDIDANVNTKEKYLDAVKMFQEKGPDGQANTLETYHKRKNGRVFPVEVVSKFTKIDGKEYLFSYARDITSRVRRTEEINLYFDLINSSKDMIFVVDHESELVEFANETACDQLGYTLAELKKTKISNIRKPMESADNIAIPEVLKKIKEENTLTTFGVYTSKAGVNIPVETSLHLKEYQGKFFVTAISRDISERLEIDGKREELNLKLKNYNKTLEKEISKVKKDLIDYESIMKRQSKMAAMGEMLENIAHQWRQPLSAVSVLSTGMILQNEQDLLNKDLLDAGLNDINEQVQYLSKTIDDFRNFFKPNKQKNRFNLKSVIKTSIKLSKARYTKKHIEFITSIEDMELFTYENELLQVLLNIITNAKDELIKKEGKKFIIIDTCCDEDYLYIKIKDNAGGIDKFILDRIFEPYFTTKHNSQGTGIGLYMSKNIVKHMNGKISVKNENIEYNSSVYLGACFEIKLPFVQNR; this comes from the coding sequence ATGAATGATTTTGTAAATAATAACCTTAATTCTATACTTGAAGCTTCATTCTCTCTATCAAATCAAGCAATATATCTTTTAAACCAAGAAGGTGAAGTTTTATTTGCTAATAATAATGCACTAGAAAGCCTAGGCTACACAGAAGAAGAGATTACTAAGCTTCATGTATGGGATATTGATGCAAATGTAAATACTAAAGAGAAGTATTTAGATGCTGTAAAGATGTTTCAAGAAAAAGGTCCTGATGGACAAGCAAATACTTTAGAAACATATCATAAAAGAAAAAATGGAAGAGTTTTCCCTGTAGAAGTAGTTTCAAAGTTTACTAAGATAGATGGAAAAGAGTATTTATTTTCTTATGCTAGAGATATTACTAGTAGAGTAAGAAGAACAGAAGAGATAAATTTATACTTTGATTTAATAAACTCTTCAAAGGATATGATTTTTGTTGTTGACCATGAAAGCGAGCTTGTAGAATTTGCAAATGAAACTGCATGTGACCAATTAGGTTATACTCTAGCAGAACTAAAGAAAACAAAAATATCTAATATTAGAAAACCAATGGAAAGTGCTGATAATATAGCTATTCCTGAAGTTTTAAAGAAGATAAAAGAGGAAAATACTTTAACAACTTTTGGTGTTTATACTTCGAAAGCTGGAGTTAATATTCCTGTTGAGACTTCACTTCATTTAAAAGAGTACCAAGGGAAATTTTTTGTAACTGCAATTTCAAGGGATATTTCAGAAAGACTTGAAATTGATGGAAAAAGAGAAGAGTTAAACTTAAAACTAAAAAACTATAATAAAACACTAGAAAAAGAGATTAGTAAAGTTAAAAAAGACTTGATTGATTATGAATCAATAATGAAAAGACAATCCAAAATGGCTGCAATGGGTGAGATGTTAGAAAACATCGCTCACCAATGGAGACAACCTTTATCTGCTGTTTCTGTATTATCAACGGGAATGATTTTACAAAATGAGCAAGATTTATTAAATAAAGACCTTTTAGATGCTGGATTAAATGATATAAATGAACAAGTTCAGTATCTATCAAAAACAATTGATGATTTTAGAAACTTTTTCAAACCAAATAAACAAAAAAATAGATTTAATTTAAAAAGTGTTATTAAAACATCAATCAAATTATCAAAAGCAAGATATACAAAAAAACATATTGAATTTATAACAAGTATTGAAGATATGGAACTATTTACTTATGAAAATGAACTTCTACAAGTTTTATTAAATATCATTACAAATGCAAAAGATGAATTAATCAAAAAAGAGGGTAAGAAGTTTATTATCATAGATACTTGCTGTGATGAAGACTATTTATATATAAAAATCAAAGATAATGCAGGTGGAATAGATAAGTTTATTTTAGACAGAATTTTTGAACCATATTTTACTACAAAACATAATTCTCAAGGTACAGGAATAGGTCTGTATATGTCTAAAAATATTGTAAAACATATGAATGGAAAAATAAGCGTAAAGAATGAGAATATTGAATATAATAGCTCAGTATATTTAGGTGCTTGTTTTGAAATTAAACTACCTTTTGTACAAAATAGATAA
- the pyrF gene encoding orotidine-5'-phosphate decarboxylase: MKLCISLDLPSAKENLALVEQIKDYDVWLKVGFRSYIRDGKAFLEDLKAINPNFKIFLDLKLYDIPNTMADAAQEIASFGLVDMFNVHASAGKRAMSEVMERIKDIPNKPIVIAVTALTSFDNDEFKAVYNEDIETKATKLAVDTYESGVDGVVCSAFESLDIKKNTSDEFITLCPGIRPFGEAAGDQKRVADIPFSKENLVDFIVVGRPIYKSENPKEVVNNILKNI, translated from the coding sequence ATGAAATTATGTATTTCTCTTGATTTACCAAGTGCAAAAGAGAATCTTGCACTTGTTGAACAAATCAAAGATTATGATGTTTGGTTAAAAGTTGGATTTAGAAGTTATATTAGAGATGGAAAAGCTTTTTTAGAAGATTTAAAAGCTATAAACCCAAACTTTAAAATCTTTTTAGATTTAAAACTTTATGATATTCCTAACACTATGGCTGATGCTGCACAAGAGATTGCTTCTTTTGGTCTTGTAGATATGTTTAATGTACATGCAAGTGCTGGTAAAAGAGCAATGAGTGAAGTAATGGAAAGAATTAAAGATATACCAAATAAACCTATTGTTATAGCAGTAACAGCACTTACTTCTTTTGATAATGATGAGTTTAAAGCTGTATATAATGAAGATATTGAAACAAAAGCAACTAAACTAGCAGTTGATACATATGAGTCTGGTGTAGATGGTGTTGTATGTTCTGCCTTTGAAAGTTTAGATATTAAAAAGAATACTTCTGATGAGTTTATTACTTTATGTCCTGGGATTAGACCTTTTGGTGAAGCTGCAGGTGATCAAAAAAGAGTTGCTGATATTCCTTTTTCAAAAGAGAACTTAGTAGATTTTATCGTAGTTGGAAGACCAATTTATAAGTCTGAAAACCCAAAAGAGGTTGTTAATAATATTTTAAAGAACATTTAG
- the nusB gene encoding transcription antitermination factor NusB, producing MATRTQARESVIGLLYAYDLGNEGIVTFIDEILEDKKIRNKQKDFALDLFNGVVDNIEDISEEIVSHLKQGGIKDIGSVEKSILRLAIYEIKFKGLDKAIVINEAIELSKKLASDGAPKFINGVLDKVNKAS from the coding sequence TTGGCAACTAGAACACAAGCGAGAGAATCAGTAATAGGTTTACTTTATGCATATGATCTTGGAAATGAAGGTATTGTAACTTTTATTGATGAGATTTTAGAAGATAAGAAAATTAGAAACAAACAAAAAGATTTTGCACTAGACTTATTTAATGGTGTAGTTGACAATATTGAAGATATCAGTGAAGAGATTGTTTCACACTTAAAGCAAGGTGGAATCAAAGATATTGGAAGTGTTGAAAAATCAATATTAAGACTTGCAATTTATGAAATTAAATTTAAAGGTCTAGATAAAGCAATCGTTATTAATGAAGCAATTGAGTTATCTAAAAAATTAGCTTCTGATGGTGCTCCTAAGTTTATAAATGGAGTATTAGATAAAGTAAACAAGGCATCATAA